In one window of Bos mutus isolate GX-2022 chromosome 13, NWIPB_WYAK_1.1, whole genome shotgun sequence DNA:
- the ADAM33 gene encoding disintegrin and metalloproteinase domain-containing protein 33 isoform X2, whose product MDLAPRGHTPPAWGQDGWAAGQAGLRAGSCEERVRAGGPAVQGVGRRRSSGGGAGSREPQRRRWALRAMRPGSRRARGSPTWGLLLLLGLPWPVWGTKEFQGNSLGKPVILHWSLDGRPQRTVTLEEPVPKLQVRLVALEAEGQELLLELEKNQLLAPGYTETHYSPDGRPVVLFPNHKDHCHYHGHVRGFLDSWVILSICSGMRGLITLSSNASYYVHPSPAGDSKDFLTHRIFRVEQLFRGKGTCGHRDPKDKRDTISLSCATQIRERRESLRSPRYLELYIVGDHTLFLTQHRNLNHAKQRLLEVANYVDQILRTLDIKVVLTGLEVWTEQDQSRVTPDANATLWAFLQWRRGLWARQPHDSAQLLTGQAFRGATVGLAPVEGMCLAESSGGVTTDHSEFSIGAAATMAHEIGHSLGLSHDPHGCCAEAAVEQGGCVMAAATGHPFPRVFSACSRRQLRAFFRKGRGACLSNAPDSGLLVPQARCGNGFVEKGEECDCGAGQVGSARPAPGDQTGSRSPPPRRSDRCTLTWSLLAFPAPGVPRLLLPCPQLLAACGGPVHPRGLLRTLPASPYCPPDIYLLDGSPCARGRGYCRDGACPTLEQQCQQLWGPGSRPAPEACFQVVNSAGDAQGNCGQQGDGNFVPCARRDAQCGKLQCQGGEQSALVPHVVPVDSTVHLGSREVTCRGASVLPGAQLDLPDLGLVEAGTQCGPRMVCQERRCQNTTFRELELCLMACHGRGVCNSNRNCHCAPGWAPPSCDKPGLGGSVDSGPVRPQNPDAFTLAMILSSVLPLLPGAGLAWCCYRRPGLCLQQCFWGSRRALMCSGSKDGPCRGHPLGSIHPMELCLTAPQESQPLDLENSARTQQPP is encoded by the exons ATGGATCTGGCTCCCCGAGGGCACACGCCGCCGGCCTGGGGTCAGGACGGATGGGCGGCGGGGCAGGCGGGGCTCCGCGCGGGGTCCTGCGAGGAGCGGGTGCGAGCCGGAGGGCCGGCTGTACAGGGCGTGGGTCGGCGGCGATCCAGCGGGGGTGGAGCCGGGAGCCGGGAGCCGCAGCGACGACGCTGGGCGCTCAGAGCTATGCGTCCGGGGTCTCGGAGAGCTCGAGGGTCGCCCAcgtgggggctgctgctgctactgggCCTACCGTGGCCTGTGTGGGGGACGAAGGAGTTTCAAG GAAACAGCCTTGGAAAGCCAGTCATTCTGCATTGGAGCCTAGATGGACGACCCCAGCGCACGGTCACCCTGGAGGAGCCG GTCCCAAAGCTACAAGTGAGGCTGGTGGCCTTGGAGGCTGAAGGTCAGGAGCTCCTGCTAGAGCTGGAGAAGAATCA GCTGCTGGCCCCAGGATACACAGAAACCCACTACAGCCCAGATGGGCGGCCGGTAGTGCTGTTCCCCAACCACAAG GATCATTGCCACTACCATGGGCATGTGAGGGGCTTCCTGGACTCCTGGGTGATCCTCAGCATCTGCTCTGGGATGAG GGGCCTGATCACACTCAGCAGCAATGCCAGCTATTATGTGCATCCCTCGCCAGCTGGGGACTCCAAGGACTTCTTGACCCATAGGATCTTCCGGGTGGAGCAGCTGTTCAGAGGGAAAGGAACCTGTGGCCACAGGGACCCAAAGGACAAAAGGGACACGATCAGCCTTTCGTGTGCCACCCAGATCAGG GAGAGGCGGGAGTCCCTCCGGAGCCCGAGGTACCTGGAGCTGTACATAGTAGGGGACCACACCCTG TTTTTGACTCAGCACAGGAACTTGAACCACGCCAAACAGCGTCTTCTGGAGGTCGCCAATTATGTGGATCAG ATTCTCAGGACTTTGGACATTAAGGTGGTGCTGACCGGCCTGGAAGTGTGGACCGAGCAGGACCAGAGCCGCGTCACGCCAGACGCGAACGCCACGCTGTGGGCCTTCCTGCAGTGGCGCCGGGGGCTGTGGGCGCGGCAGCCACACGACTCTGCTCAGCTACTCAC GGGCCAAGCTTTCCGGGGCGCCACAGTGGGCCTGGCACCCGTCGAGGGCATGTGCCTCGCGGAGAGCTCTGGAGGCGTGACGACA GACCATTCGGAGTTCTCCATTGGTGCTGCTGCCACCATGGCCCACGAGATAGGCCACAGCCTCGGCCTCAGCCACGACCCCCACGGCTGCTGCGCGGAGGCGGCGGTGGAGCAGGGCGGCTGCGTGATGGCGGCGGCTACCGG GCACCCGTTCCCTCGCGTGTTTAGCGCCTGCAGCCGCCGCCAGCTGCGCGCCTTCTTCCGAAAGGGAAGGGGCGCTTGCCTCTCCAACGCGCCGGACTCCGGGCTCCTGGTGCCGCAGGCGCGCTGCGGAAACGGCTTTGTAGAAAAGGGCGAGGAGTGCGATTGCGGCGCCGGCCAGGTGGGGTCCGCAAGACCAGCCCCGGGGGACCAAACTGGTTCCCGCTCGCCCCCTCCCCGGAGGTCTGATCGCTGCACCCTCACCTGGTCCCTCCTCGCCTTTCCGGCTCCAGGAGTGCCCCGACTCCTGCTGCCTTGCCCACAACTGCTCGCTGCGTGCGGGGGCCCAGTGCACCCACGGGGACTGCTGCGCACACTGCCTG CCTCCCCTTATTGCCCACCGGACATTTACCTACTGGACGGCTCGCCCTGTGCCAGAGGCCGCGGCTACTGTCGGGACGGCGCGTGTCCCACGCTGGAGCAGCAGTGCCAGCAGCTCTGGGGGCCTG GCTCGCGCCCAGCCCCCGAGGCTTGCTTCCAGGTCGTTAACTCCGCGGGAGACGCCCAGGGGAACTGCGGCCAGCAGGGAGACGGCAACTTCGTACCCTGTGCGCGGAG GGATGCGCAGTGTGGGAAACTGCAGTGCCAGGGCGGGGAACAGAGCGCACTGGTGCCACATGTGGTTCCGGTGGACTCCACTGTACACCTGGGCAGCCGCGAGGTGACTTGCAGGGGAGCTTCCGTGCTGCCCGGTGCCCAGCTGGACCTGCCTGACTTGGGCCTGGTAGAGGCAGGCACCCAGTGTGGACCTAGAATG GTGTGCCAGGAAAGGCGCTGCCAGAACACTACTTTCCGAGAGCTGGAGCTCTGCCTGATGGCCTGCCATGGCCGCGGG GTTTGCAATAGTAACCGTAACTGCCATTGTGCTCCAGGCTGGGCTCCGCCTTCGTGTGACAAGCCAGGGTTGGGTGGTAGTGTGGACAGCGGTCCTGTGCGGCCTCAAA ACCCGGACGCCTTCACGCTGGCGATGATCCTTAGCTCTGTGCTGCCTCTGCTACCTGGGGCTGGCCTGGCCTGGTGCTGCTACCGGCGTCCGGGACTCTGTCTCCAGCAATGCTTCTGGGGCTCAAGGAGGGCCCTCATGTGCAGTGG ATCCAAAGATGGCCCATGCAGAGGCCACCCTCTGGGCAGCATTCACCCAATGGAGTTGTGCCTGACAGCCCCCCAGGAGTCCCAGCCTTTGG ACCTTGAGAACTCTGCTAGAACCCAACAGCCACCTTGA